The genomic interval CTGTGGCGGGCGCGGGCGGCCCTTGGAGGGCAGGGCCGCCCGGCCCTGGTCTGGTGTCTCCCAGGGCCGCGGGCGGGCCCTTGGGGGCCCTTGGAGGGGGTGTGGGGGGTGGGGCGGCCCTTGGTGGGGGTCTGTGCCCCCGTGGGTTGTTGGGGGGTTAGGCGGCGTTGTAGCCGTTCAGCTTCTCGACCAGTTCGGCGCGCATGAAGGCGAGTGCCTGTGCCTTGTCGTCGAGCTTGTTGATCTGGGCCTGGGTGGCTTCGGCGCGCTGCTTGTTGAGGAACTTGGTGTAGGTGGCCTGGCGGGCGGGGGTGGCCTTGTCGGTCTGGTAGGTGGTGATCAGGCCGGTGACGAGGTCGCGGACCTTCTCGAAGGTCTCCGGGCTGGCGTTCTCGGCCGGGGCGCTGGTCTCGAAGGCGGCCCCCAGCATCCGCTTGCGGAACTTGAGCAGCGGCGCGTTCCCGTTGTCCGTCTCGGCGGTCAGGTCGGCCGGGTTGACCAGGTGGCTGCCGACCACGTACGGCAGCTCCATGTCGCCCAGCTTCGGGGCGTCGGTCCGCTCGTGGCGGTCGGTGGCGCTGCCCTTGCCGAACTGGACGTTCAGCAGACCCTCGGTCTTCGGGAACAGTTCCCAGTTCGGGTGGACCACGATCGTGCCGATGGGGAACACCCCGTCCTGGAGGACGCGGGACAGGTCGTAGATCGCCTCGCCGTTCTCGCCCGTCTCGACGGCGTACGAGTAGGTGTTACCGGCCGGGGTGGTAGGGAAATCGTGGGCTTCGATGGCGGCTTTGGCCCCGAGGTAGTCCTGGAAGGTGCGGTGGACGAAGTCGATGGTGTCCGCCGTGGGCTGGCGCAGGAGCCCGCTGCGGCCGACCAGGTGTGTTAGAACCTGGTCGCGGGTGCCCTGTTCGGCCACGGCCTGCATGGCTGGCAGCGCGTCGCCGATCAGGGCCAGCGCAGTGGCTCGTTCCATCTCGGTCTGGCGGTTGCGGATGAGCCAGTAAGCCAGACGCTGCAGTAGCTGGACGCTCTGGTGTTCGGTGAGCTGGATGCCTTCCGGGTCATCGATGCTGCGCTCGAGGTCGCGGCGCACGAGCAGCATAGACAGCGCTGCCTCGTACAACTCCATGCGGCTGTGAGGCAGATGACCGCGGCGGTCCCTGTGCAGCGCGCAAATCAAGGCACACATCAAGGGTGTGCTGGACAGCTGCGCCAGATCGCGCTGCGCACGCACGGTGACCTGGAGCGCTGTCTCGAGATCATGTAGCTGTGCCCGCTCGGTCTCGGTCGTAGAACTGTGCTGGGCTGCGGTATGCCACCGGTGAACGAAGACTCCGGTGTCGGCCGCACTCATGGGCCGCACTGACAGTTCGGTGAAGTGCGACGAGGCCAGCCAGCCTTCCGGGACAGCGGACGGACGTGTGGTGACCACGACGCGTGCGTCCTTGTAGGCCGCAAGAAGCTGCTCGAGCCAGTCCCGCGTGGCGCCGCGGTGCTCTTGAGGAACCTCGTCGATGCCATCGACCAGGACGAGTGCCTCCCCCCTGTCGAGCACAGCATCGGCCCAGCCCTCAGGCTGTGATGCGGCCAAGGGGGTGCCGACCGCAGACAGGAAATCGTGCGGCTCAGGAAGCGGGCCACGCCTCACCAGCGTCCGCAGTGGCAGGACGAAAGGTACGCGCCCCCGCCAGTCCGCCAGTTCCTCCGGCAGCTCATTGCGTGCCGTCGCGACAGCCAGCCACTGCAGCAGTGTTGTCTTTCCGCTGCCCGCGAGTCCTCGCAGAAGAACTCGGCGGCAGTTGGCCAACGCGTGCTCCGCACGCTTCACGACGACGGACGGCCGGTTGGCTTCCTCATTGCCCGCAAGCCAGTCTTCCGGCCGCTCCGCCAGTTCCAAGCTCAAGTAAGCCGCGTCCAGTGGCCAACGCGCACGTTCCGGCCGACTCAGATCCAGCCCCACGACCGTCAGCTGGGAATGCCGCTCCGCCACGTAACGGAGGTACCGCTCCTCGAACGAAGGCTGTGCCTTCAGCCGCGTTGCCCTAACCAGCTGCGGATAGTTCCTGCGTGCCTGCGGCACGGGGGAGGCGGCGTTACGTAAGGCCAGCAGAGGCTCCACATCTGCACCCAACGCCTTGGCCAGGGCCACCAGCGTGGCCTCGGAAGGCAACGCCTGACCATTCAGTGCCTGGCTGACCGTTGTCCGCCCCAGCCCGGTCCTCTGCTGCAACCCACCCATCTGCAAACCACGCTGCACCCTGAGGGTACGCAGCCGAGACGCGAGCTCCGCCAACGGATCCTCGTCCACGTCCCCCATGTCCCGCTTCTCCGTCCTGCAGGGCGA from Streptomyces sp. AM 4-1-1 carries:
- a CDS encoding NACHT domain-containing protein; translation: MGDVDEDPLAELASRLRTLRVQRGLQMGGLQQRTGLGRTTVSQALNGQALPSEATLVALAKALGADVEPLLALRNAASPVPQARRNYPQLVRATRLKAQPSFEERYLRYVAERHSQLTVVGLDLSRPERARWPLDAAYLSLELAERPEDWLAGNEEANRPSVVVKRAEHALANCRRVLLRGLAGSGKTTLLQWLAVATARNELPEELADWRGRVPFVLPLRTLVRRGPLPEPHDFLSAVGTPLAASQPEGWADAVLDRGEALVLVDGIDEVPQEHRGATRDWLEQLLAAYKDARVVVTTRPSAVPEGWLASSHFTELSVRPMSAADTGVFVHRWHTAAQHSSTTETERAQLHDLETALQVTVRAQRDLAQLSSTPLMCALICALHRDRRGHLPHSRMELYEAALSMLLVRRDLERSIDDPEGIQLTEHQSVQLLQRLAYWLIRNRQTEMERATALALIGDALPAMQAVAEQGTRDQVLTHLVGRSGLLRQPTADTIDFVHRTFQDYLGAKAAIEAHDFPTTPAGNTYSYAVETGENGEAIYDLSRVLQDGVFPIGTIVVHPNWELFPKTEGLLNVQFGKGSATDRHERTDAPKLGDMELPYVVGSHLVNPADLTAETDNGNAPLLKFRKRMLGAAFETSAPAENASPETFEKVRDLVTGLITTYQTDKATPARQATYTKFLNKQRAEATQAQINKLDDKAQALAFMRAELVEKLNGYNAA